One part of the Ziziphus jujuba cultivar Dongzao chromosome 2, ASM3175591v1 genome encodes these proteins:
- the LOC125422401 gene encoding transcription factor MYB3, translating into MRKPCCEKKDTNKGAWSRQEDQKLIDYIQKHGEGCWSSLPQAAGLRRCGKSCRLRWINYLRPDLKRGNFGEDEEDLIIKLHALLGNRWSLIAGRLPGRTDNEVKNYWNSHIRKKLIQRGLDPNKPHRLRNTSIGARKSSESPNDQAPKPVNFHGYKNLKVNNDTATSSDSNKTSTTLPDINLDLTLCTPAIALA; encoded by the exons ATGAGAAAGCCTTGCTGTGAAAAGAAAGACACAAACAAAGGGGCTTGGTCTAGGCAAGAAGATCAGAAACTCATTGATTATATTCAAAAACATGGTGAAGGTTGCTGGAGTTCTCTTCCTCAGGCTGCAG GGTTGCGCCGATGTGGTAAAAGTTGTCGACTAAGATGGATAAACTATCTCAGACCAGACCTTAAACGTGGAAACTTTGGTGAAGATGAAGAGGACCTGATCATCAAGCTTCATGCACTTCTTGGAAATAG GTGGTCGCTCATAGCGGGTAGATTACCGGGAAGGACGGACAACGAGGTGAAGAATTACTGGAATTCTCATATTAGGAAGAAGCTAATACAGAGGGGTCTTGATCCTAATAAACCACATCGATTGAGAAACACTTCGATTGGTGCTAGAAAATCATCTGAATCACCAAACGATCAGGCACCAAAACCTGTGAATTTCCATGGCTACAAAAATCTCAAGGTTAATAATGATACCGCAACAAGTTCAGATAGCAACAAAACCAGTACTACTTTGCCTGACATAAACCTAGACCTCACTCTTTGTACTCCTGCAATAGCTCTTGCTTGA